From Podospora bellae-mahoneyi strain CBS 112042 chromosome 3, whole genome shotgun sequence, the proteins below share one genomic window:
- a CDS encoding hypothetical protein (EggNog:ENOG503NZE6): protein MRALHLIVAFFCLAEAKGISVEQRRKVVQSFSVRRNASSDTTPLQVGNGNFAFGADITGLQTFKPFAIMNTWGWHNFSLPTTPGQTSVEDYTGLEWWTHGRLVRYEQPNPAQNDISNWLRENPHRLNLANVGLHFGGHDVVESDLEEKTQELDMWSGRLTSSSRFNGSKIVVQTWADSDSDTVAVQVQSSLLKRGDLGLFLDFPYPDKEKFNAPFVGHFNLASKHKTTMKQLSPQSAQIKHTLDGTTYYTLIQWEGSEATITGPLHGTHRYVLAPKSSSKIQLVISFSPTPNFSSKKASYRKITTASRNWWKNYWTKGAFIDLTPVHSDPRALELQRRIIHSQYLTAVNSASDFPPQESGLVNNGWHGKFHLEMNLWHTLPFARWNHLDLFHRSLPHLYNQFLPSSLSRARKQGYNGARWGKMTDPLTGRSSPGEINSLLIWQQPHPMFFAETDYLSHPNNLNTLQKWDAILTETANFMADFAWFNSSTKVYDLGPPLYPVSENTNPNITLNPTFELAYWRFGLDVATKWKARLNQTSPEIWGIVRDNLAPLPVVNNTYATYEGIPNMWIAAETTFDHPAQAGIFGLLPPSPQVDLTVVNNTARKIKETWRLNESYGWDFAMLAMNSLRLGDVEQAVEYLLHPIFKFDDAGYAVGGERVPTPYFPNSAGLLMAVGMMAGGWVDDEGVKLPEQWVREGARAEGFVVAL from the exons ATGCGAGCTCTCCATCTTATCGTTGCCTTCTTTTGCCTGGCTGAGGCAAAGGGGATTTCTGTTGAGCAAAGACGCAAAGTAGTACAGTCCTTCAGTGTACGCCGAAATGCAAGTTCTGATACAACCCCGTTGCAAGTCGGAAATGGAAACTTTGCCTTCGGGGCCGACATTACCGGGCTCCAAACCTTCAAGCCCTTTGCTATCATGAACACTTGGGGATGGCACAACTTCAgccttcccaccaccccaggGCAGACTTCTGTAGAAG ACTACACCGGCTTGGAATGGTGGACGCATGGAAGACTGGTCCGCTATGAACAGCCAAACCCAGCCCAAAACGACATCTCGAACTGGCTGAGAGAGAACCCTCATAGACTCAACCTCGCCAATGTCGGACTACACTTTGGTGGTCATGATGTTGTCGAAAGTGATCTGGAGGAAAAGACCCAGGAGCTAGACATGTGGTCGGGAAGACTGACCTCATCTTCCAGATTCAATGGGTCAAAGATTGTAGTTCAGACATGGGCCGATTCGGACTCTGACACTGTTGCTGTTCAGGTTCAGTCATCACTCTTGAAAAGGGGAGATCTTGGTCTATTTCTGGACTTTCCCTACCCAGACAAGGAAAAGTTCAATGCTCCTTTTGTTGGACACTTCAATCTAGCCTCCAAACACAAGACGACTATGAAGCAGCTTTCGCCTCAAAGTGCCCAGATCAAGCACACGTTGGACGGCACCACATACTATACGCTGATTCAGTGGGAAGGCAGTGAAGCAACCATCACCGGACCCCTGCACGGAACTCATCGCTACGTCCTCGCCCCTAAATCATCCTCCAAGATCCAACTCGtcatctccttctcaccGACACCCAACTTTTCCAGCAAGAAAGCCAGCTACCGGAAAATCACTACCGCCTCTCGCAACTGGTGGAAAAACTACTGGACCAAAGGCGCCTTCATCGACCTCACCCCCGTCCACTCCGACCCCCGCGCCCTCGAACTCCAACGCCGCATCATCCACTCCCAATACCTCACAGCAGTCAACTCAGCCTCCGATTTCCCCCCGCAAGAATCCGGCCTAGTCAACAACGGCTGGCACGGCAAATTTCACCTCGAGATGAACCTCTGgcacaccctccccttcgccCGCTGGAACCACCTTGACCTCTTCCAccgctccctcccccacctctaCAACCAattcctcccctccagcctctcccgCGCCCGAAAGCAAGGCTACAACGGAGCCCGCTGGGGCAAAATGACCGACCCCCTCACCGGCCGGTCATCCCCGGGGGAAATaaactccctcctcatctggcAGCAGCCTCACCCAATGTTTTTTGCGGAGACAGACTACCTTtcccaccccaacaacctcaacaccctccagAAATGGGACGCCATCCTGACAGAAACGGCGAATTTCATGGCGGACTTTGCCTGgttcaactcctccaccaaagtCTACGACCTCGGCCCTCCGTTGTATCCCGTGTCGGAGAATACCAACCCTAATATTACCCTCAACCCTACTTTTGAGCTCGCCTACTGGAGGTTTGGTCTTGATGTTGCGACGAAGTGGAAAGCGAGACTGAACCAGACGTCACCAGAGATTTGGGGTATTGTCAGGGATAATTTAGCTCCCCTGCCAGTCGTCAACAACACTTACGCTACTTATGAAGGGATCCCAAACATGTGGATTGCCGCAGAGACAACGTTTGACCACCCTGCTCAGGCTGGGATATTTGGTCTCCTTCCCCCGTCACCGCAGGTGGACCTCACGGTAGTCAACAACACGGCtcgcaagatcaaggagacgTGGAGACTGAATGAGAGCTACGGGTGGGATTTCGCAATGTTGGCTATGAATTCCCTGAGACTGGGGGATGTAGAGCAGGCGGTGGAGTATCTACTTCACCCCATCTTCAaatttgatgatgctggctacgcggtgggaggggagagggtgcCCACCCCGTATTTTCCCAACAGTGCTGGACTGCTGATGGCGGTAGGGATGAtggctgggggttgggtggatgatgagggggtgaagTTGCCTGAGCAATGGGTTAGGGAGGGGGCGAGAGCTGAGGGGTTCGTGGTTGCTTTGTGA
- a CDS encoding hypothetical protein (EggNog:ENOG503P1NP; COG:S), whose translation MATTDPSSAVAPVGTSAQATQSKRDKRRQLISDRLAHLDDRLARDRDQTFREQLHKIQMDTNLVMRIDPYAERPFDNLEEEYQQILHQLNADASTTPQSYLGAAGPRFTDWMNKVQDLMEERDYALAKHKFDYDKKVSEYMNTHAFKVETANREYRALSQTLRDRLINAITTKKFRLNKEKEALEISDSSALLLHPNQFSITNPASPGGTHTKRATRLRRGEIDDMSLDNKKRKRNNNDDDGSPAPQRRALDNANTTPLWQTDRLAVRKTTGPIYSIDKLFTDKELSMTYNTAAFAAHKYLLTHKPKFDENGRPIQSPDGSDSGNGEHDDDDDSVPSAPPMERNISHATRSGLRGSNNPNFVDDKLMGMELLANFDFPGNFDRMLAADPKLPATFPSTYIKGHNRLEYNTTNSLANDDVNGDMMVMQALKQYEQVNGPGSSFAVENGSRKLLEAASFPARDHRFVAYLQGERPSENEVRKRLGLPVLPDTVEPVMSNERSSTPRPGHGGTPGQSPAKGFGGVPMSRQSSANGVPMSRSSSRKGGRGGRGS comes from the exons ATGGCTACGACAGACCCTTCCTCGGCCGTTGCGCCGGTTGGAACATCAGCGCAAGCAACACAGTCTAAGAGAGACAAGCGCCGCCAGTTGATCTCCGATCGACTGGCCCATCTTGACGATAGGCTGGCTAGAGACAGGGACCAAACCTTCCGCGAGCAACTTCACAAGATCCAAATGGACACAAATCTGGTCATGAGGATTGACCCATACGCTGAGCGACCATTTGACAATCTCGAGGAGGAGTACCAAcaaatcctccaccagctGAACGCCGATGCGagcacaacaccacaatCGTACCTTGGAGCGGCCGGTCCGAGATTCACAGACTGGATGAACAAGGTCCAGGACTTGATGGAGGAGCGTGACTACGCTTTAGCGAAGCACAAG TTTGACTATGACAAGAAGGTGTCTGAGTACATGAACACCCACGCCTTTAAGGTCGAGACAGCGAACCGAGAATACCGCGCGCTCTCCCAAACCCTTCGCGACCGCCTAATCAACGCCATTACCACCAAAAAATTCCGATTGAataaggagaaggaggcacTGGAAATCTCCGACTCGTCTGCTCTTCTGCTTCACCCGAACCAATTCAGCATCACAAACCCTGCCAGCCCTGGCGGTACCCACACCAAGCGAGCGACGAGGTTGCGACGAGGAGAGATTGACGACATGTCCTTGGACAATAAGAAGCGAAAGCGCAATaacaacgacgacgatggcTCCCCAGCCCCCCAGCGACGAGCTCTAGATAATGCTAATACCACGCCTCTCTGGCAAACCGACCGCCTAGCAGTGCGCAAGACCACCGGACCAATCTACAGCATTGACAAGTTATTCACCGACAAGGAGCTCTCAATGACCTACAACACGGCTGCCTTTGCCGCCCACAAATATCTGTTGACGCATAAGCCAAAGTTTGATGAGAACGGCCGTCCTATCCAGTCGCCAGACGGTAGCGACTCCGGCAACGGCGAGcacgacgatgacgacgactcGGTTCCCTCTGCGCCCCCAATGGAGCGCAATATTTCCCACGCGACTCGCAGCGGACTTCGTGGCTCAAACAATCCCAACTTCGTGGATGACAAGCTCATGGGAATGGAGTTGCTCGCCAATTTTGACTTTCCTGGCAACTTCGACAGGATGCTTGCTGCAGACCCCAAACTCCCAGCCACATTCCCATCCACATACATCAAGGGGCACAACAGACTTGAgtacaacaccaccaacagcctcgCTAACGACGACGTCAATGGTGATATGATGGTCATGCAAGCCCTCAAGCAGTATGAGCAGGTCAATGGCCCTGGATCGAGCTTTGCTGTGGAGAATGGAAGCCGCAAGCTCCTCGAAGCTGCCTCTTTCCCAGCTAGAGACCACCGCTTTGTTGCTTACCTTCAGGGCGAAAGGCCTTCGGAGAACGAGGTGCGCAAGCGCCTCGGGCTTCCGGTGCTGCCAGATACAGTCGAGCCTGTTATGAGCAACGAAAGGAGCAGCACCCCGCGTCCAGGTCATGGAGGTACACCAGGCCAGTCGCCAGCCAagggttttggaggagtgCCAATGAGCCGACAATCCAGTGCCAATGGTGTTCCTATgagccgcagcagcagtcgGAAGGGAGGACGTGGTGGACGGGGCAGTTAG
- a CDS encoding hypothetical protein (EggNog:ENOG503NWVS; COG:G) gives MVVFDGHEFQTAEESRLNEDRKRQKYWKKWGSYVAERQWATVREDYSADGDAWSHFPHEHSRSRAYRWGEDGIAGVCDTHGYQNIAFAFWNGQDPFLKERLFGLSNPQGNHGESIKEAHFHLDNTPQHSYMKYLYKYPQKAFPYEDLLKENAKRGKEDKEYQILDTGIFDEDRYWDIFIETAKEDDDPDELLFRVTAWNRGPDPAPLHIVPHVWFRNTWAWGREPPENKPAIGVADENLLKSKHHKLGDRYVLLSPSPGVGPSGDDVHPEFMFTENDTNYELLYKGKNEQPYVKDAFHRYIVDGEKGAINPAQTGTKAAAWYSFNEGGGVGPGECAVVRFRFSRKPETYLDEEEFDDLIEKRREEADDFYYHISPLPMADDLRNIQRQAFAGMMWCKQHYLFIWEEWANGDPSQPPPPESRKGIRNSAWKHLHCDDILSMPDSWEYPFFAAWDTSFHCITLAMIDPEFAKKQLDLFTREWYCHPNGQLPAYEWNFGDVNPPVHAWATFRTFKIERKLYGRQDLDFLERVFQKLLLNFTWWVNRKDVEGKNVFEGGFLGLDNIGLFNRSEPLPTGGTLEQADSTGWMGFYCLNMLNIALELAKHRRIYEDIASKFFEHFILISDAMTWRMGQKEEQSLWNEQDGFYYDAISWGGPWIQQLPVRSLVGLIPLYATLTLEPELLNRLPSFKKRVEWFMNNRCDVAERTMHSIRKRGKGDRILLSLVNKERLLKICERMLDEDEFFSPYGIRSLSKYHKEHPYSMDVNGQTFKVGYVPGDSDSGLFGGNSNWRGPIWLCVNFLLVESLQRFYLFFGQDLQVECPTGSGDFMHLGHVSEEIQHRLQHMFARHDDGRRSINGNNDTLDFDPNWRDYLWFYEFFDGDSGRGLGATHQCGWTGLIARMIHDTGVNCRLPQTPRTPSAGMAHYFDDILHRHLGGAQTPRTPMLSPRLRRSSTSRSIAARSDFDLNDLNGYEDEADGGFPARKGSIAAPGMGQNGTNGLTLSQKLKGREEDEKHLHAYIHQQLEKVRLERGADGYSQGDEFEAHANE, from the exons ATGGTTGTCTTCGACGGCCACGAGTTCCAGACGGCCGAGGAATCGAGGCTCAACGAGGATCGCAAGCGCCAAAAGTACTGGAAGAAGTGGGGTTCCTATGTCGCAGAAAGACAGTGGGCTACTG TGCGCGAGGACTACAGTGCCGATGGTGATGCTTGGAGCC ATTTTCCCCACGAGCATTCGAGATCCCGCGCCTACCgatggggtgaggatggcatTGCCGGTGTCTGCGACACCCACGGCTACCAGAACATCGCCTTTGCTTTCTGGAACGGGCAGGACCCCTTTTTGAAGGAGCGTCTCTTTGGCTTGTCTAACCCTCAGGGCAACCATGGCGAAAGTATCAAGGAAGCCCATTTCCATCTGGATAACACTCCT CAGCACTCGTACATGAAATATCTCTACAAGTACCCTCAGAAGGCCTTCCCATACGAGGACTTGCTCAAGGAGAATGCCAAGCGAggcaaggaggacaaggagtaCCAGATCCTCGACACGGGCATCTTTGACGAGGACCGGTACTGGGATATCTTCATCGAGACCGccaaggaggatgacgatccGGATGAGCTCCTCTTCCGTGTGACTGCGTGGAACAGAGGCCCAGATCCTGCACCGCTGCACATTGTCCCTCATGTGTGGTTCCGTAACACGTGGGCTTGGGGTCGCGAACCGCCTGAGAACAAGCCAGCTATTGGGGTTGCTGATGAGAATCTTCTCAAGTCCAAGCATCACAAACTTGGAGACCGTTATGTCCTTCTCTCACCCTCGCCCGGCGTAGGACCCAGCGGGGATGATGTGCACCCCGAGTTCATGTTCACTGAGAACGACACCAACTATGAGCTGCTTTACAAGGGCAAAAATGAGCAGCCATATGTCAAGGATGCTTTCCATAGGTACATCGTCGATGGCGAGAAGGGTGCTATCAACCCGGCCCAGACGGGAACCAAGGCTGCCGCATGGTACTCTTTCAACGAAGGCGGCGGTGTGGGCCCTGGAGAGTGCGCCG TTGTCCGTTTCCGATTTTCCAGGAAGCCTGAGACCTACCTCGATGAAGAGGAGTTTGATGACCTGAtcgagaagaggagagaagaggcCGATGACTTTTACTACCACATTAGCCCTCTTCCCATGGCCGATGATCTTCGCAATATTCAGCGCCAGGCTTTTGCCGGCATGATGTGGTGCAAGCAGCATTACCTCTTCATCTGGGAGGAATGGGCCAACGGTGACCCCAGCCAGCCTCCCCCACCCGAGTCTCGCAAGGGCATACGCAATTCCGCGTGGAAGCACCTTCACTGTGACGATATTCTATCCATGCCCGATTCCTGGGAATATCCTTTCTTTGCTGCATGGGATACAAGTTTCCACTGCATCACCTTGGCCATGATCGACCCCGAGTTCGCCAAGAAACAGCTCGATCTGTTTACCCGCGAGTGGTACTGCCATCCCAACGGCCAGCTGCCTGC GTACGAGTGGAACTTTGGCGATGTCAACCCTCCTGTTCACGCTTGGGCTACGTTCCGTACCTTCAAGATCGAGCGCAAGCTGTATGGGAGGCAGGATCTCGACTTCCTCGAGAGAGTCTTCCAgaagctgttgttgaactTCACCTGGTGGGTCAACCGcaaggatgttgagggcAAGAACGTCTTCGAAGGTGGTTTCTTGGGGCTGGACAACATTGGTTTGTTCAACCGTTCTGAGCCCCTTCCTACGGGCGGTACTCTTGAGCAGGCTGACAGCACTGGTTGGATGGGCTTTTACTGCCTGAACATGCTCAACATTGCCCTCGAGCTCGCCAAGCACCGCCGTATCTACGAAGATATTGCCAGCAAGTTCTTTGAGcacttcatcctcatcagtgATGCCATGACCTGGAGAATGGGCcaaaaggaggagcagtCCCTGTGGAACGAGCAGGACGGCTTCTACTATGATGCCATCTCGTGGGGTGGCCCCTGGATTCAGCAGCTGCCCGTGAGGTCGCTTGTTGGCTTGATTCCGCTTTATGcgaccttgaccttggaGCCTGAGCTCCTCAACAGACTTCCCTCCTTCAAGAAGCGCGTGGAGTGGTTCATGAACAACAGGTGCGACGTGGCTGAAAGGACCATGCACAGTATTCGCAAGCGTGGTAAAGGTGACAGGATTTTGCTGTCCCTTGTCAACAAGGAAAGATTGCTCAAGATCTGCGAGCGCATgctggacgaggacgagttCTTCAGTCCCTACGGCATCCGGTCGCTCTCCAAGTATCATAAGGAGCACCCTTACTCCATGGACGTCAACGGTCAGACCTTCAAGGTCGGCTATGTTCCCGGTGACTCGGACAGTGGCCTTTTCGGTGGCAACAGCAACTGGAGAGGGCCTATCTGGCTCTGCGTCAATTTCCTGCTCGTGGAGTCGCTGCAGAGGTTCTATCTCTTCTTCGGACAAGACTTGCAGGTGGAGTGCCCAACTGGTTCGGGCGATTTCATGCACTTGGGACATGTGTCTGAGGAGATCCAGCACCGTCTGCAACACATGTTTGCCCGCCATGACGATGGGCGCCGGAGTATCAACGGCAACAATGATACTCTGGACTTCGACCCCAACTGGAGGGATTACCTTTGGTTCTATGAGTTTTTTGACGGAGACTCTGGGCGGGGTCTGGGAGCTACGCATCAGTGTGGCTGGACGGGTTTGATTGCCAGAATGATTCACGATACTGG TGTCAACTGCCGCCTCCCGCAAACTCCTCGCACCCCGTCCGCCGGCATGGCGCACTACTTCGACGACATCCTCCATCGCCACCTCGGCGGTGCCCAAACGCCCCGCACACCGATGCTCTCCCCCCGCCTCCGTCGTTCCTCCACCAGCCGTTCCATCGCCGCCCGCAGCGATTTCGACCTGAATGACCTCAACGGCTacgaggatgaggcggaCGGAGGATTCCCGGCCAGGAAGGGATCCATCGCCGCTCCAGGCATGGGTCAAAATGGAACCAACGGTTTGACTCTGAGCCAGAAACTGAAGGGCAgagaagaggatgagaagcACCTGCATGCGTATATTCACCAGCAGCTGGAAAAGGTGAGgctggagaggggggcggaTGGGTACTCGCAGGGTGATGAATTCGAGGCTCATGCCAATGAGTAA
- a CDS encoding hypothetical protein (EggNog:ENOG503NW45; COG:S): protein MAIDHLPPSGDVTAPLNFYSPPSDNSPPFNLADLPPDSPTPPRNYGSTPVPTLIHDARPNLASFTLDRDSFQILTSQPPPTSEPSLFTSDTSIKTHYYPEITSLLLSTIPNATHILIFDHTIRLPSPSAPRTPVQRVHIDQTALSAAQRVRKHLPPDEADKILSTGTRYRIINVWRPLNDAPLESFPLAFASSASLRDEEVVPVEHRYTQTGYIGQTAAIAHHPDQKWYYLSGMQNTERILLQCFDSEALKENSEVKGGRVAHSAFEDPRTRPEAEGRRSIEVRALVFGP, encoded by the coding sequence atggccatcgaccacctccccccttcagGCGACGTAACCGCCCCCCTCAACTTctactcccccccctccgacaattccccccccttcaaccttgccgacctcccccccgactccccaactcccccccgAAACTACGGCTCAACCCCCGTCCCAACCCTCATCCACGACGCCCGccccaacctcgcctccttcaccttaGACCGTGACTCCTTCCaaatcctcacctcccaaccccctcccacttccgaaccctccctcttcacctccgaCACCTCCATCAAAACCCATTACTACCCCGAAataacctccctcctcctctccaccatcccaaACGCAACCCACATCCTGATATTCGACCACACCAtccgcctcccctccccatccgcccccCGAACCCCCGTTCAGCGCGTCCACATCGATCAAACCGCCCTATCCGCCGCCCAGCGCGTGAGGaaacacctcccccccgacgAGGCCGACAAAATCCTCTCAACCGGCACCCGATACCGCATCATCAACGTCTGGCGACCCCTCAACGACGCACCCCTTGAATCCTTCCCCCTCGCTTTTGCCTCCAGCGCAAGTTTACGAGATGAGGAAGTGGTGCCGGTAGAGCACAGGTACACCCAAACGGGCTACATAGGGCAGACGGCCGCCATTGCCCATCATCCTGATCAAAAGTGGTATTACCTTTCCGGGATGCAGAACACCGAACGGATTCTCCTGCAGTGTTTTGACTCGGAGGCGCTAAAGGAAAACAGCGAGGtcaagggggggagggtggcgcACTCGGCGTTTGAGGATCCACGCACCAGACCGGAGGccgaggggaggaggagtatcGAGGTGAGGGCTTTGGTTTTTGGTCCTTGA
- the ATP5 gene encoding ATP synthase F0 subcomplex subunit OSCP atp5 (BUSCO:EOG09264KDO; EggNog:ENOG503NXBK; COG:C), with amino-acid sequence MFSRQAVLRAARSAAPQRAIQAQARTYAAAASNEKVKAPVSLFGLDGTYATALYTAAVKTSSLEPTAKGVTSLANLLAKDPKLVGILEAPTLSAADKSAIVSELTKSAGVSGETVKNLLAALAENNRLGLLPGVCAKFGELMSAARGEVEMVVTSAQPLDNKTLNRLESAVSKSSYVGEGKKLKVKNQVNPDIIGGLIVEVGERTIDLSVSAKLAKMNKLLTDTL; translated from the exons ATGTTCTCGCGACAGGCAGTGCTCCGCGCCGCGCGGTCCGCCGCCCCCCAGCGCGCCATCCAGGCCCAAGCCCGCACCTACGCTGCCGCTGCCTCCAAcgagaaggtcaaggctCCCGTCTCCCTCTTCGGCCTCGACGGCACCTATGCTACTGCTCTG TACACTGCCGCCGTCaagacctcctccctcgagcCCACCGCCAAAGGCGTGActtccctcgccaacctcctcgcgAAGGACCCCAAGCTCGTCGGCATCCTCGAGGCCCCtaccctctccgccgccgacaagTCGGCCATTGTTTCCGAGCTCACGAAGAGCGCTGGCGTCTCTGGCGAGACTGTCAAGAACCTTTTGGCTGCTCTTGCTGAGAACAACCGCTTGGGCTTGCTGCCTGGTGTGTGCGCCAAGTTTGGCGAGCTGATGAGCGCTGCTcgtggtgaggttgagatggTTGTTACCTCTGCTCAG CCCCTCGACAACAAGACCCTCAACCGCCTTGAGTCTGCCGTCTCCAAGTCCTCGTATGTTGGTGAgggcaagaagctcaaggtcaagaaccAG GTCAACCCCGACATCATCGGTGGTCTCATCGTCGAGGTCGGCGAGAGAACAATCGACTTGTCCGTCTCCgccaagctggccaagatgaaCAAGCTCCTTACTGACACCTTGTAA
- the MOB1 gene encoding Mitotic exit network component (EggNog:ENOG503NYK1; COG:D), protein MKATDEFEYLWQDSENYKRPTKMPAPAYIEQLMTWVQSNIDNESVLPSRIGVPFPKSFPALVRQIFKRMYRVYAHIYCHHYPVIRELGLEPHLNTSFKQYVLFIDEHNLASGKDFWGPLGDLVDSMLRSD, encoded by the exons ATGAAGGCCACGGATGAGTTTGAGTACTTGTGGCAAGACTCGGAGAACTACAAGCGACCAACGAAGATGCCAGCGCCGGCCTACATTGAGCAGCTCATGACTTGGGTTCAGAGCAATATTGACAATGAGTCTGTGCTTCCCAGCCGTATCG GCGTTCCATTCCCCAAGTCTTTCCCAGCTCTTGTGCGCCAAATCTTCAAGCGCATGTACCGTGTCTACGCGCACATCTACTGCCACCATTACCCAGTCATTCGAGAGCTCGGCCTGGAACCCCACCTGAACACCAGCTTCAAGCAGTATGTCCTCTTCATTGATGAGCACAACTTGGCCAGCGGGAAGGACTTTTGGGGTCCTTTGGGGGATTTGGTGGACAGCATGTTGCGTAGTGACTAG
- a CDS encoding hypothetical protein (COG:A; EggNog:ENOG503Q3BW), with translation MEHLSIHDHQHGPPPPGMMPQPPQHPGGPVPQGMMPPGLGRPPQPQQLPAQMFTTAAQLLDLTDKKLMISLRDGRKLIGILRSWDQFANLVLQSTKERIFVPPVLSEKEPTGIFADIDRGTFLVRGENVLLLGEIDLDKDDDAPPGYQLAEIKMVEKLARERKKEEKVKEKKKTKMLGKEGFEGENLGEMPLI, from the exons ATGGAACACCTCTCAATACATGACCACCAACAcggccctcctccccctggAATGATGCCgcaaccacctcaacatccaGGCGGCCCTGTACCCCAGGGCATGATGCCCCCGGGACTCGGccgccctccccagccccagcagtTGCCAGCCCAGATGTTTACCACTGCTGCTCAGCTGTTGGACCTCACAGATA AAAAACTCATGATCTCCCTCCGCGACGGCCGTAAATTGATAGGCATCCTCCGCAGCTGGGATCAATTCG ccaacctcgtcctccaatCCACAAAAGAGCGCATCTTCGTGCCCCCCGTCCTCTCGGAAAAAGAGCCAACCGGCATCTTCGCCGACATCGACCGGGGTACGTTCCTAGTCAGAGGCGAGAACGTCTTGTTGCTTGGAGAAATCGACCTTGACAAGGACGACGATGCGCCCCCGGGGTATCAGCTGGCCGAGATAAAGATGGTGGAGAAGCtcgcgagggagaggaagaaggaggagaaggtcaaggaaaagaagaagaccaagatgCTGGGGAAGGAGGGCTTTGAGGGGGAGAATTTGGGGGAGATGCCGCTCATCTaa